The Mycobacterium seoulense genomic interval CCGGGCTGGACAGCAAGATGCTGTTCCTGCTGGCCACGGCCAAGCTGAATCAGGCTGAACGGTTCGGCGTGGGGCTCGGCGAAACCTACGGGCGCAACAGCGATCAGAATCTGCCGCCCGAGAACGTCTACCTCGAGCTGGAAGAGCACTACCACACCCGGCTATTGGCCTACGCGCTCGACATCTTTGGCTTGACATTCCAGGTCGTCCCCCCACCATTCGTGATGCGGCAGTTCGTCAAGACCGGCGTGTTCCTTCCCGAACGGCTGAGCTTTGTCTTCGTCGGAGCCGCGGAGATGGCGGGCTGCATCATGTTCGACGAACTACGCCGCGTCGGCATCAAGCTGTTCAGCGACGAACCGGACGTCGCGGAGCGAATTGAACTGCTGTACAGCGAAATCCTGACCGACGAGATCGGACACGTGGGTTACTGCGCATCTCGTTGCACCGCCGGCGAGCGCGCGATCATGCGCCGGATCTATCCACTCATCGGACGAATGTTCGCCCGTCAGACCGCCGAGATCAGCCTCCTGATCGACCCGAAGGCATTGCACGCGCGACTCGGCCGACCCTTCAACATCGATGAGCTCACCGCCGAGCTGGACAACGAAACGTATCTCGTCACCCACCCGTGAACAGTTGGGTCTGCGCGAGCACGGGATCCCGGTACACGGAGTAACGTCATTGGCCGGTCCGGGGAACAAGTAGCGAACTTCTGGCGGTGCGATGCAGCTGATCTGGCTGAATGTTGCCGATCTGATCGCGCAGGCCGGCGGCGACCCGTGGGCGATCAACCGGAGCCTGCAGGCCGGGAGCCCGCTCGAGATCTCTCAACTGGCGGGAGCCTTCCACGACGCGGGCCGGTGCACGGCCGAGGCGGACCATGCGTTCGAGCAAGCCCGGCAGCGTTTCGACGCGGCGTGGAACCACCAGAACGGCGACCACCCGATCAACGACTCCGCCGAGGTGCAGCGCACCGTCAAGTCGCTTGGGGCGCAGTCCCTGCAACTGCCCAAGATCGCGTCCGATCTGGAAAGCATCGCCGCCGCCCTGGCCGAGGCGCAAAGAGCAGGCGCTCAACAGATCGCCGCGCTGGAACGGCAATTGCAGCTGCTCGACAAACTGATCGGCGCGGCGATGGAGGATCTCAAAGATCGCAACCTCGACGCGAACAGCCGGTCCCAACTCGAATCGCTGATCAAGGACGCCAAAGCCGACGCCGCCGACGAGACCAGGGATGCCCTGCACCAGCTGCAGTCGATCCGCGACGGCTACTCCAACACGCTGCAGCAGTCACTGGGTGCCCTGCACGGCGACGGATACGACCAGTCGGGTATCCAGGCGGTCGAGGGTCCGCTCTCGCCGGTGCCGGACCTGCCCGACGACCCCACGAAGTTCGCGCAGGTCTGGAGCACTCTGACGCCCGCGCAGAAAGACCGTGAGTACCAACGGAATCCGTTGATCGGCAACCACAACGGGATGCCCGCAGCGGACCGGGATCACTACAACCGGCTCGATCTCGCCGACGAACTGGGCCGCGCTCAGGCCGCCGCCGCGCAAGCCGACGCCCTGCGGGCCCAGCATCCCGATTGGGCTGAGGGCAAGAACATTCCGGCCCCCAACGAGCCCGGGGCGATCTTCGACGATCGCCTCGCCTACGAGGCGTGGCAACGCCAATACGACGCCGCCCGGGATGGGGCCAAGTACCTGCCCGACCTGCAGGCCGTCGACAGAACCGTCAAGGCGAGCCCGGACCGCAAGCTCATGCTGCTGGACACCAAGACCGGCAAGCAGGCCCGGGCCGCGATCGCCGTCGGGGACCCTGACACGGCCACCCACGTATCGGTGACCGCGCCCGGCTTGAACACCACCGTTCGCGGCGCCATCGGCGGCATGGTGTCCGAGGCCACCGACGTCAGGAAGGAAGCCCTGCGCCAATTGAACCTGACCCCCGGCCACGAACACGACACCGTCTCGGCGATCGCGTGGATCGGTTATGACCCGCCGCAGGTGCCGGGGTTCGACGATCTCGGCAAATCGTTCGCCGGTGGATGGGATGTCAGCCACGACGCCGTCGCCCGAGCCGGCGCCCATGACCTGGCCGGCTTCTATGACGGGATACAGGCCGCCCACCACGGTGGGCCGGCCGACCTCACCGCGATCGGACACTCCTATGGGTCACTGACCACCGGGCTGGCCCTGCAAGAGCCCGGCGACCACGGGGTGTCACGGGCGCTGTTCTACGGCTCCCCCGGCATCGAAGCCTCCACACCCCAACAACTGCACCTGCAGCCCGGCCACGTGTTCACCATGGAGACCCCCGACGACCCGATCCAATGGACGTACGACGGACCCGCCATCGCCCACGACGTGGCCCCGTTCCTCCCGCCGCCCTTCAGAGACCTCGCCGAAAGCATCTTGGGCACGGCCGACGCCACCGGCGCCGGCCACTTCGGCCCGAACCCGGCCACCAACCCCAACTTCACTCACCTGGCCACCGGCCCCGCCACCGTTCCCGACGGCCACGGGGGCACCCTCACCCTCCAGGACGCGCACGGCCACAGCGATTACCCCCGCTTTCCCGACGGCGGAGGTCTCAGAACGACCAACTACAACATCGCCGCCGTCCTCGCCGGACTGGGCGACAAGGCGGTTCCCACGAAGTGAGCAACAACCGAGCAACCAGTTCCCGCAACCTGCGACGCCACCCGATCCTGTGCACCGCCGTGGCCGCACTCGCCCTAGCCGCAGGAGGATGCCACGTGTCCCAGCCCTACGCACCCACCCCGCCCAACGACGCCGCCAAGGCGCTACAGGTGCTCAAGTCCCTGCCCTCGTTCGAGGACACCCAGGCCCAGGTGCAAGCGGCGATGAACGAGATCACCGCCGCCGCAAGCCAAGTGGTTCCCTCGATCACCTGGGAGACGCCGCAGGAAGGCTCCGGCGACATCTGCGAGCGACCGTACGAGCAAACCGACGGGAAACGGTACTTCCTGCCCGACGCCGTGGCCGCCAACGTGCCGGTCTCCGAGCAACAGTGGGCGACCATCCAAGAGGCCGCCAAACAGGCGGCCGCCAAGCTCGGCGCGACCGACATGCAGGTGATGCACAACAACCCCGGAAACCACGACGTGGGCTTCTACGGCCCCACCGGCATCTTCATCAAAATCGGCTACCGGGGAAACCTCGTCGTCTCGGGCTACACCGGCTGCCGACTGCCGCGTGACAAGAAATAGCCGGGCGACAAGCGACCCTGACCTGGTCAAACTTTGTGGAGCTAAGGGGATTCGAACCCCTGACCTGACCAGGCAAAGTGCCGTTTCAACTGCGATTTCGCTCCGACTCGGTCCGATTCAGTCCCGCTCGTTACCTGCGGTTTCGTTCTCGGGTATTGACGGCGTCAAGACCGGTGAAAGGGCGCGGTGTAATTCGTCAAACCCGGGAGACGGTGATGTCTGCTTCGGTCAGGCGCGTGTATG includes:
- a CDS encoding putative alpha/beta hydrolase, translated to MQLIWLNVADLIAQAGGDPWAINRSLQAGSPLEISQLAGAFHDAGRCTAEADHAFEQARQRFDAAWNHQNGDHPINDSAEVQRTVKSLGAQSLQLPKIASDLESIAAALAEAQRAGAQQIAALERQLQLLDKLIGAAMEDLKDRNLDANSRSQLESLIKDAKADAADETRDALHQLQSIRDGYSNTLQQSLGALHGDGYDQSGIQAVEGPLSPVPDLPDDPTKFAQVWSTLTPAQKDREYQRNPLIGNHNGMPAADRDHYNRLDLADELGRAQAAAAQADALRAQHPDWAEGKNIPAPNEPGAIFDDRLAYEAWQRQYDAARDGAKYLPDLQAVDRTVKASPDRKLMLLDTKTGKQARAAIAVGDPDTATHVSVTAPGLNTTVRGAIGGMVSEATDVRKEALRQLNLTPGHEHDTVSAIAWIGYDPPQVPGFDDLGKSFAGGWDVSHDAVARAGAHDLAGFYDGIQAAHHGGPADLTAIGHSYGSLTTGLALQEPGDHGVSRALFYGSPGIEASTPQQLHLQPGHVFTMETPDDPIQWTYDGPAIAHDVAPFLPPPFRDLAESILGTADATGAGHFGPNPATNPNFTHLATGPATVPDGHGGTLTLQDAHGHSDYPRFPDGGGLRTTNYNIAAVLAGLGDKAVPTK
- a CDS encoding LppA family lipoprotein encodes the protein MSQPYAPTPPNDAAKALQVLKSLPSFEDTQAQVQAAMNEITAAASQVVPSITWETPQEGSGDICERPYEQTDGKRYFLPDAVAANVPVSEQQWATIQEAAKQAAAKLGATDMQVMHNNPGNHDVGFYGPTGIFIKIGYRGNLVVSGYTGCRLPRDKK